aatgaacatgagtttgaactctggaagatggtgaaggacagggaagcctgtccatggggtcgcatagttggacatgtcttagtgactgaacaacaatggtcATGGGTCTTGAAACTTCTGTCTACTCTCTTCACTCTCTACCTGATTCTGACATCCATTGCAAACTAAGGATTTTACTAGTCCCAGGCTTTTCCTGCTCTTGGTTTTCAGTGTCGCTAGGCCAAAAGAAATACCTAACAGTTTCCCTAAGTGGTTTAGTTCAAACAATTTGTGTGTCCtaacaactttatttttaaaaataatacacagaTCGAAAGGAATACtgtttatttcttcagttcagtttagttgctcagtcatgtccgactctttgcgaccccttgaatagcagcacgccaggcctccctgtccatcaccaactcccggagattactcaaactcatgtccatcgagtcggtgatgccatccagccatctcatcctctgtcgtccccttctcctgcctctaatccctcgtagcatcagtcttttccaatgagtcaactcttcgtgtgaggtagccaaagtactgaagtttcagctttagcatcagtctttccagagaacacccagggctaatctcctgtagaatggactggttggatctccttacagtccaagggactctcaagagtcttcaacaccacagttcaaaagcatcacttcctcggcgctcggctttctttatagtccaactctcacatccgtacatgaccactggagaaaccatagccttgactagacggacctctgttggcaaagtaatgtctctacttttgaatatgctatctaggttggtcataacttttcttccaaggagtaagcatcttttaatttcatggctgcaatcaccatctgcagtgatcttggagccccccaaaataaagtttgccactgtttccactgtttccccatctatttcccatgaagtgatgggaccagatgccatgatcttcgttttctgaatgttgagctttaagccaactttcccactctcctctttcactttcatcaagaggctttttagttcctcttcactttctgccataagggtggtgtcatctgcatatctgaggtgattgatatttctcccggcaatcttgattccagcctgtgcttcttccagcccagggtttctcatgatgtactctgcatagaagttaaataagcagggtgacaatatacagccttgacgtactccttttcctatttggaaccagtctggtgttccatgtccagttgtaactgttgcttcctgacctgcatataggtttctcaagaggcaggtcaggtggtctggtattcccatctctttcagaattttccacagtttattgtgatccacacagtcaaaggctttggcatagtcagtaaagcaaaaatagatgtttttctggaacttttgttttttccatgatccagcggatgttggcaatttgatctcaggttcctctgccttttagttCTTAGTTACCACTGCGTAGTAATGGAATGTGTACATCTGTTGAGTAGTGGACTTCTCAAGCCTTGAGATTAGATTTGACCCCAACTGCACTTCTTGTTTTACATTGATTTTCTGTGGTGCCACCAAAGTCTTAGCTTCACAAGGTTCTGttgtcatttaaagaaaaatatagttcAAGCTACTCAGTTACAACTGTGCTCTACTTGATGGTGTATCTGATACCTTCCAGGTGTCAGATATCACTAAGCTTTCGTTAAACTTTAAAATACCTTGCTGTGCACATATGAATTTGTTGTAGTGTCCAGCACACATTTTGGGAGCCAAGGCTGTAGAGTAAGGGTCAGGATAGAAATGGAACTGACTTCATTTACTGTGACGACTTTTGTCAGTTTTAATGTCAGTGGTGACTTTTATGGATTAGATTGTGGAAGTATTTGGGGATTATAATTAGTACTTCATTAGCATTTTTAGAAATTCATGTGCAATATGTATCAGTATTGTtttcagtattctgtaatgagtttttaaaaattcttacttGATCACTGAAATTAAATGGCCAACTTCTgatttaaattgcttttaaagTCTCAGCATTATGTTTACAAGTAATATCAAATTTTTACCATTGTAGTGTCAGTTCATGAAGTTTGACCATCATTTAAGTAatcaaaaatggaaaattctgcaaaagcagaagaacatgaaaaaatctttcataaagaagcaaaaatatcATTAGATTCAGAAGCAGAGTCATCATTCATTATTAATGAAAATACAGCCTCTCCTGAGACTGGTCTTTCTGCAGAGGCTTCTACTTGTGGGCAAGTAAACacaccaaaaaagagaaaaatggagttTGAGGATGATCTTGTAAAGGAAAGTTCTAGTTGTGGGGAAAACACTCcatccaagaaaagaaaacttgatgCTGAAATTACCCCAGAGGAAAAAGGTTCTGGTGATGATGAAGGCATTTCAAGGAGAAGAAGAATAGAAACTGATGGTTTTCCAAAAGATGAACCTACTGGAGATGGCactcagaaaaggagaaaaatagaactTGAAGATGTTCCTGAAAAGCGAAAGGTATtttgaatgcatttttaaaaattcataatagAATATGTCAGATTGAAATGTGGAGCAGTTATgaaatacctttttttaaaaaacataattttaataacttaagggttctgtgtttttaaaaattttatttatttatttattttttactttacaatattgtattgcttttgccatacatcaacataaatccgccatggatgtacacatgttcccaatcctgaacccccctcccacctccctccccataccatccttctgggtcatcccagcgcaccagccccaagcatcctgtatcctgcattgaacctagactggcgtttcgtttcttatatgatattatacatgtttcagtgccattctcccaagtcatcccaccctctccctctcccacagagtccaaaagactgttctatacatctgtgtctcttttgctatctcgtatacagggttatcgttaccatctttctaaattccatatatatgtgttagtatactgtattggtgtttttctttctggcttacttcactctgtataaatcagctccagtttcatctacctcattagaactgattcagatgtattctttttaatggctaagtaatactccattgtgtgtatgtacctcagctttcttatccattcgtctgctgatggacatctaggttgcttccatgtcctggctattataaacagtgctgcgatgaacattggggtacacatgtctctttcaattctggtttcctcggtgtgtatgcccagcagtgggattgctgggtcataaggcagttctatttgcagttttttaaggaatctccacactgttctccatagtggctgtactagtttgcattcccaccaacagtttaagagggtttccttttctccacaccttctccagcatttattgcttgtagacttttggatagcagccattctgactggcgtgaaatggtacctcattgtggttttgatttgcatttctctgatgagtgatgttgagcatcttttgtttgttagccatctgtatgtcttctttggagaaatgtctatttagttctttgccccatattttgattgggtcatttgtttttctggaattgagctgcaggagttgcttgtatatttttgagattagttgtttgtcagttgcttcatttgctattattttctcccattctgaaggctgtcttttcaccttgcttatagtttcctttgttgtgcagaagcttttaattttaattaggtcctatttgtttatttttgcttttatttccagtattctgggaggtgggtcatagaggatcctgctatgatttatgtcagagagtgttttgcctgtgttctcctctaggagttttatagtttctggtcttacatttagatctgtaatccattttgagtttatttttgtgtgtggtgttagaaagtgttctagtttcattcttttacaagtggttgaccagttttcccagcaccacttattaaagagattgtctttaatccattgtatattcttgcttcctttgtcaaagataaggtgttcataggtgcgtgggctttctattgtgttccattgatctatatttctgtctttgagccagtaccatactgtcttgatgactgggactttgtagtagagcctgaagtcaggcaggttgattcctccagttccattcttctttctcaagattgctttggctattttatttatttatttatttatttttttatttccatacaaattgtgaaattatttgttctagctctgtgaaaaataccgctggtagcttgatagagattgcattgaatctatagattgctttggatgtggatgaacatggtatatttctccatctattagtgtcctctttgatttctttcatcagtgttttatagttttctatatataggtctttagtttctttaggtagatatattcctaagtattttattcttttcattgcaattgtgaatggaattgtttccttaatttctttttctattctctcattgttagtgtatgggaatgcaagggatttctgtgtgttgattttatatccttcaactttactatattcattgattagctctagtaattttctggtggagtctttagggttttctatatagaggatcatgtcatctgcaaacagagttttacttcttcttttcctatttggattccttttatttctttttctgctctgattgctgtggccaaaacttccagaactatgttgaatagtagtggtgaaagtgggcaccttgtgttgttcctgactttaggggaaatgctttcatatccaccattgaggataatgtttgctgtgggtttgtcatatatagcttttattatgttgaggtatgttccttctattcctgctttctggagagtttttatcataaatggatgttgaattttgtcaaaggctttagctgcatctattgagataatcatatggcttttatttttcaatttgttaatgtggtgtattacattgattgatttgcagatattgaagaatccttgcatccctgggataaagcccacttggtcatggtgtatgatctttttaatgtgtttttggattctgattgctagaattttgttaaggatttttgcatctatgttcatcagtgatattggcctgtagttttctttttggttctgttttttttaacttaatttttattttatagtgaagTATTGTttatttgcaatattgtgttagtttcaggtatacaacagcgtgattcagttatacatatatccatttttttgcagattcttttcccatataggttattgcagaatattgagtagagttcgcCGTATAGCAGGGAACTTGCAAGGTCCTTGTTGATTGActatttttatatagtagtgtgtatatgttaatcccaaagtcctaatttatcactttcccctttggtaaccatgtttgttttcaaaatctatGAGTTTGTGTCTGTGTTGTAAATGAGTTcagttgtattattttttttagattccacctttAAGTGATGTTgtagttgtctttctctggctgatttcccttagtataataatctctagctccatccacattactgcagatggcattatttcagtcttttttgtggctgcataatattccattgtgtacatcttctttatccattcttttgtcagtagatgtttaggttgcttccccaTCTTtactattgtaaagagtgctgcagtgaacaatggagATCATATAtctttcaaattctgtttttcttctgatacatgcccaggagtgggattgctggatcatataggagttctatttttatatttttaaggaacctccatactgttctccatagtggttgtgccagtttacattcccaccagcagtgtacagggttcccttttctccacaccctctcaggCATttatatttgtagactttttgataatggccattttgacctgtgtgaggtgatacctcattgtagttttgattttcatttctcttttatttagatAAAACTTCTGCTAATGAGATAATTTTAATCTTATTTGGAAATCTTGACTAAACACTTGAAAGGGAGTTTTTATAGTTTGCTTTTTTCTTAGTGTTTTAAAAAAGACACCAGTGTAAGTTTCAAAtgatttatcttttttcctttttaattaggTGTTTATCTCTTTTTTGTGTTTGAAGTATTTGAGATTATCACTTAAAATGATTTCTACATGATACccacttttacatttctttcttaaTGTAATTCCTTAAACTATGTAATTTCTGCTTCTTATTAGGGTAGTTACTTGAAGCCTGGTATTTAACGAGAGTATTGTAAAGCAAGGGATAGCAAATCATTTTCATCTGGGAATACTGTTTTGTGATGGGACCTGAAGTGGAGTCTGCATTGTGCAATGAATGAGTAAAATTCTGTTATCACTCCTCAGGAAGAAAGTGGCAGATAAGCCAGGCATTTGTCATTGGTGAATCGCAAACCTTTTTAATAGAGAGAAGCTTGTATTGTAAACATAGTTTTCAAAGTTTTACTAGCAGTGGAACCCTTTATTCACAGGAAAATCTTCAACcttttacctattttacataCCAGGTGAAACACTTTGGTTGAGCAGAAAGTGGGGGGAATCTGAGGCCCTTATCTGGCATTTTTGCAGAATGCTTAAGGTTTTAGAGAGTACCAATTGAAATTTGGGTTAGGTTAATAGCAAATAATAGAAATCACTGACAGCAAACGTAGACTgttgtgttcccatctctttgtgAATATTAGCTCATGTAATGCCcacaataattttataattttatttgtttcatgTTTAGCTTCTTAATTTTGTGCCATTCTTCTATTTTCAGAACTTGGAAGAAGGACACAGCTCAGCAGTGGCTGCTCACTACAATGAACTCCAGGAAGTTGGTTTGGAGAAGCGTAGCCAAAGTAGAATTTTTTACCTAAGAAATTTTAATAATTGGATGAAAAGTGTCCTCATTGGTATGTTTccagttttgaatttttaatttcagcttatgtttccttttttttctccctaagtgGTTAATCATATACAAAGTGACTAGGTTTTTAGTTAGTGTTCATTTAATCATCAAACCTTGGCTTTATAAAACTGGAGCCAAAACTGAAATTAGGCCTTTGAGataaattcttttcatatttactAATAGCTGACTACATAAGATATTAATATTGAGTTATTTAGGTTTTCAGAAGGCAGtttgcttttatatttagaaTTAAGGTTACCTAGTGCTATTAAATAATGTTTTACTCTAATAGTTTTGGAGCAATCCTATATTATTGAATGGAACATTTGGGTTCCATTAAGTTAAGATGGGCAGTGGCATGATTTTTTTATCTCTGGGCCTTTAATGAGGTGGTAAAGGTCATCATTTGTATTGATTGTCCATTGAACTTGTTCTTTTCTTCTGGGGAGAAATAAAGTTTACTTTGAGGATTGATGGAGAAATTCAGCTTTTTGGACATCATTTTTGTCTATGAAAACTcatttttgaatttaaaatggAAGTCAGTGGAGGAAAtttaattctgaaaatatttattgctttCTGTATCAAATATATTAGTCAGCCACTTACCTGAGATTAGAGAATTTATAAAAGCCAGTAAATGTTGAAGTTTTTCACAAAAAGTTTTTTTAGTTttggtttctgttgttttttcaaAAGCCAGCCTCAGAAAAAGTGAGAATGCTTTCATAGTTAAACTAAAAAGAGTAATGTGCCATTTATGACTACTTTCTATCGTTTTGAGAATattttagtaattaaaaaaaataaattatccatCCTGAAAAGTGTTAGGAAGGGGAACAAGACTCATTTCAgatgcattttaatatttttctttctcacttttgtttttaatatttatgttttattacaaaaataaggCTTATTTGACTCTGCTACTTGTCATCTaggataaatgaataaactctttaaaaaaaaagcttttttttaggGTTACTATACGGCGTTTTAAAATCTATACTCATAAAGTAATCTTTGGACCCTATTGctaatttctcaattttttttcttcctttgttcatCATCGTTAGTAATGTAGATGACTTATCATTGAGTATTTTTCCTTAGTCacttattcatgtatttattcattgaataaatatttttaagttcagttgtatttttcacattgtttgttgtattatttttataaacaggGAAATAGGTAGCTTTTATTATAAAAACACTATGTCAGGCAAAAATGTATCTCTCAGCATATTCCTGATGGTGGTTTCTCCTTCAGCTGTTCCAGCAGCTCTCTTTAACGGGTGCTTTGCTGTCTGCACCTGTCTTTCTGGTCTTGCTGTAATTGATGTGCTCTGTGCCAGATCTTTGcggtctttttttttgtcttctcaaCACCCATTCTTTAccattcattttctcttccttgctGTTTATAGCTAGTGATAGTTGAGTGTGATGCTTGAATGTGATAAAGGTAACTTGAATAATGTTTCATGAAGATTTCCCCTCTCATTAATCTTATTTTGTGGAAATAAAGAGGTTTTATCATTCTTGCTGGTTTTTACTCTTGACATATTGCATATTATgctgttttttttaagattcatagCAGAAAGTTAAATATTGAACACTTGTACATCTGTTGAAATCAGttaaaaatcctatggacggtgAAAGCAGAAGTATTTATACAGAATATTCTAGCAGTCAAAATATTACAtaggaaataaaaagcattaaGCTCAGAATGGTAAAGATAGAATAGATCTAGGATTCAGTATTTTATCCAGTGTTAGAATTGCTGAATAGTTCATTGTCTAAGAATATTCATATGCCTTTAACTGATATTTGAACCATTTGGCTATTGATATGGGGACCTACTAATATCATCCATTGATTATTAATGTGATTTGGTAGATTGAGATAAAAGATTCCATTTTTACTTCAGAGTTTTAAGAATTCTGATGACAGTAAAGAGGTTTATATAGTTTTTTGACTAGTTCTTGTGTTTCTTTTAGAGGTAAGCCTGGCTCTTTTATCAAAGTCAAGCTGTTATGATCCCATAATTATTTTCATCTTATTAAGTGTATAAGAAGCCAAACACTTATCTTTGGAAAGAGAACTACGGCaatttatgaattaatttttctcttatcAAGAATAAGTGTTGGATATTCTTGTAttaattagaatttaaaatgtttgctaTTGACCTGCCAAGATCATGCAGCTTTTCTATACTGTTTAACTTCTGTTTAATCAAATGAGAGAGACAAATGTTTGCTATATAATGTTGAATCAAATTCTGAAAATAACCTTCAAAAACCTGTCTTAGTTTCTAAAATACCAGAgatatattctttcttctttaatgcTGAAGAAGAGTCAAGTTAATTAACTTAGtcaaatttgaaatatttcccAAAAGTTATGAATTAATTACATAAATGAATGTGTTTATATTACACGTCATgtagaagttagaagatcattaagGGTAACAGTTTATACTTTAGTAAAAATGGAGAAGAACATTTATTATaacttatttctctcttttaggggaatttttagaaaaagtgagacagaaaaagaaacgTAATATCACTGTTTTGGACCTAGGATGTGGTAAAGGTGGAGATTTGCTCAagtggaaaaaaggaagaattgaCAAGCTAGTTTGTACTGGTAAGAGAGATAATGACATGGGAAGGAATGCATTGTGGTCAGCCAGGTAAATGGAAATAAGAAAGATATTTTATGGGCATAACACTGAAATACCATACCACAAGATGTGGTATGCTTATGTGGAGCTGCTCATGAGacaggtattttttaaatgaggaatgAGAATTCACTCATGGTGTTAAGACCACAGATGATTGAAGTCATGGTGGACTCCATGTTTGAAGCACAAACTTGGAAAGTCTTTTGCTGGTCACAGATAGGACagtttcataaatttaaaaaaaaaacagtaattataGTGGATTGAAACACATGGAATAAGGGGAAAATCTCATTGTTCAGACTTGGAGGGAGCAAGGAAACTTATTCATTATTCTGAAATGTATAAACAAAGGTAGAGGGTATTTATCTTTTCTAACCCTATATGAACCATATTTCAGCATAAACAAATGGTTTAAAAGACGAATTCCTGTTTATTGAAAAATGATGAATAAATTTTTCCACCCTTGATGAAATAATGGCTCTAGCTGCAGTCATTAAAAGATGCTGAAGCTATTAGGAGAAAAGTTGAAAGGAACTTAACTGGATTAATCAAGCACCTGAACCTCCCAGTCAGTCTTAACCCAGAAGAGGGGCAGGCAGACAACATGTTCCTTCCTGTCTGAGAAGTCATGGAAGCGCACAGCACTGCCTGTGGAGTCATGTTGCCTAACTCTGCACTTCTCGCAGTTTCTGGTTtatgacctcagttcagttcagttcagttcagtcgctcagtcgtgtccgactctatgcagatgacagcatccttaaggcagaaagtgaagaggaattaaaaagcctcttgatgaaagtgaaagaggagagtgaaaaagttggcttaaagctcaacattcagaaaacgaagatcatggcacctggtcccatcacttcatggcaaatagatggggaaatagtggaaacagtggcaaactttatttttgggggctgcaaaatcactgcagatggtgattgcagccatgaaattaaaagacacttactccttggaagaaaagttaggaccaacctagatagcatgctgaaaagcagagacatttctttgccaacaaaggtccatctagtcaaggctatggtttttccagtggtcatgtatggatgtgagagttggactgtgaagaaagctgagcgctgaagaattgatgcttttgaactgtggtgttggagaagactcttgagagtcccttggactgcaaggagatccacccagtccattctacaggagatcagtcctggtgttctttggaaggaatgatgctaaagctgaaactccaatactttggccacctgatgcgaagagttgactcattggaaaagactctgatgctgggagggattgggggcagcagaaggggacgacagaggatgagatggctggatggcatcaccgacttgatggacatgagtctgtgtgaactccgggagttggtgatggacagggaggcctggcgtgctgcaattcatgggctcagtacactcttaaaaatgattaaggacCCCGGAAAGGTTTTGTGTATGTAGTTATATCTATTGATTGTGGAAATTAAaaccaacaatttaaaaaatagctttaattTCTTACAAGTAAAATTTAGTGAGAAGactagtatttttaaagtatttttgcaAATTCTTTTAAAGTCTGTAATAATAAAAGACAGCTGAGTTTGCACCTCTGTGTCTGCATCAGTATGTTGTGATGTGTTATTTGATGAGCAGTGAAATGGAATTATTTGATGTGAAACTCCATTAAATCTGTCTTGCACTTTGCCCTGTAAGATTTTATTCACTAAAATTATGCAAATCTTCTAAACGTGGGCATCGAGAAATCACATTGGTTTAATATCACCATAATCAGAAAACTCTTTAGTATTGGGACAATGCCCAGCCCATCGTGATAGAAACAGTTTTTTCAGAGTTGTAGTTTTCACTTGAAAGCTCAGGTTTATCATTGGTAACAAATAGCATCTgtagttttcacttttttcattttgaagaaaagGTCTGCCAGATTACCAGGTCTGAATAACCAGTTTGTCTGTCTGTTGTTCTTCAAGTGAAAACAATTTCCCTATTAAAAAATTGGCCAGTACAGCTCACAAACAGTCACACCAGTCCTGTTCAGATAGACCTTGTTATGTAGcagaaatgttttaaagattttataaaattaatgtttaCTGCTTTATCAAGGACATTCCTAAATGAAATTGGCTTCCCCccttccccttttcttctttctgagctGGTTTATAGCAGTGAAAAATAGATCAGGAATTACCAGTATCACTGGTGCTCCTACCTGATATTCATGACACAGTATCAACTGTTATTTctttgtgttagtcattcagtcatgtctgactctgcaactccatggattgtagcccatcaggcccctctgttcatggaattctccagacaagaatatgggagtgagtagctattctcttctccaggggatcttcctgacccagggattgaacctgggtctcctgcattgctgccagattctttaccactgagccaccaggcaagtccttagactgcaagtagatcaaactagtgaatcctaaaggaaatcaaccttgaatattcattggaaggactgatgctgaagctgaggctccaacactttggccacctgatgcaaagagctgactcattggaaaagaccctatgctgggaaagattgagggcaagaggagaagagggcaacagaggatgagatggttgggtggcatcatcgacttgatggacatgagtttgagtaaactccgggagttggcgatggacagggaagcctggtgtgctgcagtccatggggttgcaaaaagtcagacacaactgagcgactgaacaacgacatcCACTGCTGCTTCTGTACCTGTAGTGCAAGTCTCAACACTgggaaaaaacaaataacattttaagaaaatataaagagctGAGTGTACAGAGTTAGGTTTTATAATATTGGAATCTAAACTTTCTGCTTTAAACTTtgaataagcatttaaaaatcatgatAGAACTTCTCTGTTGTCAGCACTTATTGAGAAAGTGTTCAATTCATTCCGAAAAATATTGGTCATTTGCATTGGTACAGAAGACTTTATTCTCCCTTGTTTTGAAGGAAATAGAACCTCTTTGCTTTTCTAAGGCTAGATTCCTTGCCAGAGTTCAACAGTTGAGATGAAATCTAGATTGTGCCATTTTTGTGTTTCTGATGTAACTCTGTGGGCCTCTGCTGACATCACTGATGCCTCTTCCCCTTCCAGATATCGCTGATGTTTCTGTCAGACAGTGTCAGCAGCGGTATGAGGACATGAAAAACCGTTGTCGTGATAATGAGTATATTTTCAGTGCAGAATTTATAACTGCTGATTGTTCAAAGGTATGTGGTGTTTTTAGAAGtatgtctttatatttttagtttgaataagtgatttgttttaaaaatcagctcattttttaaaaatgtgctttgaaacattaaaaatctTAGGACAtggcatttttaatttcagctaGAAATTCCATTAATGATACATTTCCTTAAATGACCTGCCGAATACTAGTGGGTTTTAGCTTTTAATACTTTTACTTTGGAAATAGTTTGTTGCTTTTCTGTTTGGACACTTTTTTCTAGTATTTTGAAATAGATCTGCACTTAGGTTTTGTTTACCTTGTAATTTGTTTGACCGGCTTCCCAACATGTCACAGTCTGGTGACACCTGTTTCCAAATCTCTTTGACAGCTGAAGTTCAAGACTACAGAGGCACTTGAAATGCTGAAAATCTCCCCCTGGAACTTTATCTCTCTTTTCTGACTTGTTAGCTTGTTAAATTAT
The Capricornis sumatraensis isolate serow.1 chromosome 21, serow.2, whole genome shotgun sequence genome window above contains:
- the RNMT gene encoding mRNA cap guanine-N7 methyltransferase, coding for MENSAKAEEHEKIFHKEAKISLDSEAESSFIINENTASPETGLSAEASTCGQVNTPKKRKMEFEDDLVKESSSCGENTPSKKRKLDAEITPEEKGSGDDEGISRRRRIETDGFPKDEPTGDGTQKRRKIELEDVPEKRKNLEEGHSSAVAAHYNELQEVGLEKRSQSRIFYLRNFNNWMKSVLIGEFLEKVRQKKKRNITVLDLGCGKGGDLLKWKKGRIDKLVCTDIADVSVRQCQQRYEDMKNRCRDNEYIFSAEFITADCSKELLTDKFRDREMCFDICSCQFVCHYSFESYEQADVMLRNACERLSPGGYFIGTTPNSFELIRRLEASETESFGNEIYTVKFQKKGDYPLFGCKYDFNLEGVVDVPEFLVYFPLLNEMAKKYNMKLVYKKTFLEFYEEKIKNNENKMLLKRMQALEPYPANENSRLASEKVGDYEHAAKYMKNGQVKLPLGTLSKSEWEATSIYLVFAFEKQQ